Proteins co-encoded in one Coregonus clupeaformis isolate EN_2021a chromosome 17, ASM2061545v1, whole genome shotgun sequence genomic window:
- the LOC121586411 gene encoding visinin-like has product MGNAKSSAVSKEILEDLKLSTKFTETEITQWYESFQKSCPSGRITPMEFEVIYSRFFPESNAQTYAQHVFRSFDTNDDGTLDFKEYIIALHLTSTGKTNRKLEWAFSLFDVDKNGYITKSEVTDICSAIFKLIPKDEQAELPDDENTPEKRANKLWTFFEKKDNERVAEGEFIKGVMDNEDALRLIQYEPANK; this is encoded by the exons ATGGGGAACGCCAAGAGCAGCGCCGTCTCCAAGGAGATCCTGGAAGACCTGAAGCTCAGCACCAAGTTCACTGAGACGGAGATCACCCAGTGGTACGAGAGCTTCCAGAAGTCGTGTCCCTCTGGACGTATCACGCCCATGGAGTTCGAGGTCATCTACAGCCGTTTCTTCCCCGAGAGCAACGCCCAGACGTACGCGCAGCACGTCTTCCGCTCCTTCGACACCAACGATGACGGCACGCTGGACTTCAAGGAGTACATAATTGCGCTGCACCTGACGTCCACGGGGAAGACCAACCGGAAGCTGGAGTGGGCCTTCTCGCTGTTCGACGTGGACAAGAACGGATACATCACCAAGTCGGAAGTGACCGATATCTGCAGC GCTATTTTCAAGCTAATTCCCAAGGATGAACAGGCTGAGCTGCCCGATGACGAGAACACACCGGAGAAGAGGGCCAACAAACTCTGGACATTCTTTGAGAAAAAAGACAATG AGCGAGTTGCAGAAGGAGAGTTCATCAAGGGTGTGATGGACAATGAGGATGCGCTTCGCCTCATTCAATACGAACCTGCCAACAAGTAA
- the LOC121585764 gene encoding coiled-coil domain-containing protein 106-like, translating into MTDPRTSTRNATGLYNVVDGCEVSFPFEENLDRSAYLNQREHPLPESASEMPPHYSPFMLITNLRTHLCVSLEKNPWLQKRIDDLEEERNFLRCQLDRFVSSMRTPESNRKDWGSDWYPESQHASLNYTTLKPPPERSPSPPPSPMTTRSGMLRKHVQSQLHTRSSRVPVKQEVRVIEEDKYFEEDSYLEEEEVEEEDDSSDEMSSKKKGSKNGGEPRMKMRRVFRITRGKERQRVKDPDGVLRRYQKILLTYQRLRSMSKTFQVHRVDRNTMASTSPIAELLLVAPEKVAEVGEFESSKEKLLDYARRCYKALDEPMHTKVAAMKKNHLLLPISYRFRN; encoded by the exons ATGACTGATCCTCGGACAAGCACAAGGAATGCAACAG GTCTGTATAATGTTGTGGATGGATGTGAAGTCTCCTTCCCCTTTGAGGAGAACCTGGACCGGTCTGCCTATCTCAACCAGAGGGAGCA CCCCCTTCCAGAGTCGGCATCTGAAATGCCTCCGCACTACAGTCCGTTCATGCTGATCACCAACCTGCGCACCCACCTGTGTGTTTCCCTAGAGAAGAATCCATGGCTGCAGAAGCGCATCGACGACCTGGAGGAGGAACGCAACTTCCTGCGCTGCCAGCTGGACCGCTTTGTCTCCTCCATGAGGACCCCGGAGAGCAACCGTAAAGACTGGGGcagtg ATTGGTATCCTGAATCCCAGCACGCTAGTCTGAACTACACTACTCTGAAACCTCCACCAGAAAGATCTCCAAGCCCTCCTCCTTCACCCATGACCACCAGGTCTGGAATGCTACGGAAACACGTCCAGAGCCAACTTCACACACGTAGCAGCAGAGTACCTG TAAAACAGGAGGTGCGGGTGATAGAAGAAGATAAGTACTTTGAGGAAGACAGTTATttagaggaagaggaagtggaAGAGGAGGACGATTCATCGGATGAGATGTCGTCCAAGAAAAAGGGATCCAAGAATGGTGGGGAGCCAAGAATGAAAATGAGACGGGTCTTCCGGATCACTCGAGGCAAGGAAAGACAAAGAG TGAAAGACCCTGACGGTGTGCTCCGTCGGTACCAGAAGATCCTCCTCACTTACCAGCGCCTGAGGAGCATGTCCAAGACCTTCCAGGTCCACCGGGTGGACCGCAACACTATGGCCTCCACCTCCCCCATCGCCGAGCTGCTGCTGGTGGCCCCAGAGAAGGTAGCCGAGGTGGGCGAGTTTGAGTCTTCTAAGGAGAAGCTCCTGGACTACGCCCGCCGCTGCTACAAGGCCCTGGACGAGCCCATGCACACCAAAGTGGCAGCCATGAAGAAGAACCACCTGCTTCTGCCCATCTCCTACAGGTTCAGAAACTAA